A single window of Methanoculleus oceani DNA harbors:
- a CDS encoding ABC transporter ATP-binding protein, with protein MIAFDRVSLALGSFSLNDVSLSINRGDYYFIVGPSGAGKTVLLEAIAGLHRPDRGHILLRGTEITTLPPEKRRVGLVYQDYSLFPNMTVAGNVSYGLRVRRMHKGEARSEVAGLLERFGIDHLADRYPGTLSGGEQQRVALARAVAVKPDILLLDEPLSALDPVTQEKFIADLKQLHREDGLTIVQVSHSRREAHLLATRMAVIIDGTLVDEGEAGVVLNTPKSREVATFIGIENILDGIVTANDGGHATVDAGGRTFEALTDAAVGEEVSLCIRADDVVVAVGDGRRSSARNTMAGTVINIAENGPVAEVKVDGGVELTAVLTRRSVQELGLAPGIPVTLSVKATAIHVIRSFS; from the coding sequence ATGATCGCGTTTGACCGCGTCTCGCTCGCACTCGGCTCGTTCTCCTTGAACGACGTCAGTCTCTCGATCAACCGGGGCGACTACTACTTCATCGTCGGGCCGTCGGGGGCAGGGAAGACAGTGCTCCTGGAGGCGATCGCCGGCCTTCACCGGCCGGACCGGGGGCACATACTCCTCCGGGGCACCGAGATCACCACCCTGCCCCCGGAGAAGCGGAGGGTTGGCCTCGTCTACCAGGACTACTCGCTCTTCCCGAACATGACGGTCGCGGGCAACGTCTCCTACGGCCTCCGGGTCCGGCGGATGCACAAGGGTGAGGCCAGGAGCGAGGTTGCCGGCCTCCTCGAACGGTTCGGGATCGATCATCTTGCGGACCGCTACCCGGGCACCCTCTCCGGCGGCGAGCAGCAGCGGGTAGCGCTCGCGAGAGCCGTCGCGGTGAAACCGGATATCCTCCTCCTCGACGAACCGCTCTCGGCCCTCGACCCCGTCACGCAGGAGAAGTTCATCGCCGACCTCAAGCAGCTTCACCGGGAGGACGGGCTCACCATCGTGCAGGTGAGCCACTCGCGCCGGGAAGCGCACCTGCTCGCAACCCGGATGGCGGTGATCATCGACGGGACGCTCGTGGACGAAGGAGAGGCCGGGGTTGTGCTGAACACGCCGAAGAGTCGCGAGGTTGCAACGTTCATCGGGATCGAGAACATCCTGGACGGGATCGTGACGGCGAACGACGGCGGGCACGCGACGGTGGATGCCGGTGGGCGGACGTTCGAGGCGTTGACGGACGCCGCCGTGGGCGAGGAGGTCAGCCTCTGCATCCGGGCCGACGACGTCGTCGTCGCCGTCGGCGACGGCCGCCGGTCGAGCGCCCGGAATACGATGGCCGGGACGGTCATCAATATCGCCGAGAACGGCCCCGTGGCCGAGGTGAAGGTTGACGGCGGCGTGGAACTGACCGCGGTCCTGACGCGGCGGTCTGTGCAGGAACTCGGCCTTGCCCCGGGGATTCCGGTGACCCTATCCGTCAAGGCGACGGCGATCCACGTCATCCGTTCTTTTTCTTGA
- a CDS encoding SemiSWEET family sugar transporter: protein MDTVTALGLAAGTLTTLSFAPQVIRAWRTRSTADLSLATLAVLLAGVLLWLAYGVVKGDPAIVAANAVTAALVGLILSLKKKNG, encoded by the coding sequence ATGGACACCGTCACCGCACTCGGTCTTGCCGCCGGCACGCTCACAACGCTCTCGTTCGCACCGCAGGTCATCCGGGCGTGGCGCACGCGGTCGACCGCCGACCTCTCGCTTGCGACGCTCGCCGTCCTCCTCGCCGGCGTCCTGCTCTGGCTCGCCTACGGGGTGGTGAAAGGGGATCCTGCCATCGTTGCGGCGAACGCCGTCACCGCCGCCCTCGTCGGCCTGATCCTGTCTCTCAAGAAAAAGAACGGATGA
- a CDS encoding putative sulfate/molybdate transporter, whose translation MEESTGTEESGIRITLEEVAGAVGDFGTIFPILLGVAIVCPDVNVSHFFLFLAAWFIITGLYYRLPVPIEPMKAIGAIVIAEGLCAGEIVASGLVVGALFLLLGLVGGMTWLGDRIPKSVIRGVQAGLALLLLRTSLGYILTDLLVAVLAIGIIVAFFIASQRTRVPDVSALLVLLIGLAAGIAVQGMPPFRLMPLPALIIPAPADFITGTWDLVLPQVPLTIANAILATSLLTYDLFPKKGVDPDRLSRTIGAMNLISTPLGGFPMCHGAGGLAAMYRFGARTGGANIVAGLFILVFAVAFAPPEVLTLIPFGVFGALLVFVALELGKHSAKTESYLVTGVIAVLTLVVGLTVAFIVGMVLAYALQWWAGRQQPGS comes from the coding sequence ATGGAGGAGAGCACCGGAACGGAGGAGAGCGGCATCAGGATCACCCTCGAGGAGGTCGCCGGAGCCGTCGGCGACTTCGGCACCATCTTCCCCATACTGCTCGGTGTCGCCATCGTCTGCCCGGACGTGAACGTCAGCCACTTCTTCCTCTTCCTCGCTGCCTGGTTCATCATTACCGGACTCTACTACCGCCTCCCGGTCCCCATCGAACCGATGAAGGCGATCGGCGCCATCGTCATCGCGGAAGGGCTCTGTGCCGGCGAGATCGTGGCATCGGGGCTCGTCGTCGGTGCGCTCTTCCTCCTGCTCGGACTCGTCGGCGGCATGACCTGGCTTGGGGACCGGATCCCGAAAAGCGTCATCCGGGGTGTCCAGGCGGGGCTTGCGCTCCTCCTCCTCAGGACGTCGCTCGGCTACATCCTCACCGATCTCCTCGTTGCGGTGCTCGCGATCGGGATCATCGTTGCTTTCTTCATCGCATCGCAACGCACCCGGGTCCCGGACGTCTCCGCCCTGCTGGTGCTTCTCATCGGGCTTGCCGCAGGCATCGCCGTGCAGGGGATGCCGCCGTTCCGTCTGATGCCTCTTCCCGCCCTCATCATACCCGCGCCGGCGGATTTCATCACCGGCACCTGGGACCTCGTCCTCCCGCAGGTGCCGCTCACCATCGCGAACGCCATCCTCGCCACATCGCTCCTCACCTACGACCTCTTCCCGAAGAAGGGCGTGGACCCCGACCGGCTCTCCCGGACCATCGGCGCCATGAACCTGATCTCGACGCCGCTCGGGGGATTCCCCATGTGCCACGGCGCGGGAGGGCTTGCCGCGATGTACCGGTTCGGCGCGAGGACCGGCGGAGCGAACATCGTCGCCGGCCTCTTCATCCTCGTATTCGCCGTCGCCTTCGCCCCGCCGGAGGTGCTGACCCTCATTCCCTTCGGCGTCTTCGGTGCGCTCCTGGTCTTCGTGGCGCTCGAGCTCGGGAAGCACAGCGCGAAGACGGAGTCGTACCTGGTCACGGGAGTCATCGCCGTCCTCACCCTCGTGGTCGGGCTCACGGTCGCGTTCATCGTCGGGATGGTCCTCGCCTACGCCCTGCAGTGGTGGGCGGGAAGGCAGCAGCCCGGGTCCTGA
- the tsaA gene encoding tRNA (N6-threonylcarbamoyladenosine(37)-N6)-methyltransferase TrmO: protein MEVTYRIIGTIHSPFTDQDTTPIQSIFSEAEGTIEVFPEYAEGLQGVEGFSHIILLYHFHRANGFSLLQRPFVDGSKERGIFAIRHFSRPNPIGISLVEVIAVEGNTVRVRGIDVLDGTPLLDIKPYVRQFDHRDDVRSGWVDAKHIEEVKVRSFSPKDLREHEESS from the coding sequence ATGGAAGTCACCTACCGGATCATCGGAACCATTCACTCACCGTTCACCGACCAGGACACAACACCCATCCAGAGCATCTTCTCCGAAGCGGAGGGGACGATCGAGGTCTTTCCCGAATACGCCGAAGGGTTGCAGGGGGTCGAGGGGTTCTCCCACATCATCCTCCTCTACCACTTTCACCGGGCAAACGGCTTTAGCCTGCTCCAGCGTCCGTTCGTCGATGGCAGCAAGGAGCGGGGGATCTTTGCCATACGCCACTTCAGCCGCCCGAACCCGATCGGGATCTCCCTCGTCGAAGTCATTGCCGTCGAGGGCAACACAGTCCGGGTCCGCGGAATTGACGTGCTTGACGGCACGCCGCTTCTCGACATCAAACCCTACGTCCGCCAGTTCGACCATCGCGACGACGTCCGGAGCGGCTGGGTCGACGCAAAGCACATCGAGGAGGTAAAGGTCCGGAGTTTCTCGCCAAAGGACCTCCGGGAGCATGAGGAGTCCTCATGA
- a CDS encoding uridylate kinase translates to MAERFEMDSRFRGESLVRRSLLRETRSGRQVRIMPDLNVVKIGGHGVIDYGKEIIYPLVEEIGELSRNNKILVATGGGVRVRHILDVGIDLGMPTGVLAELAGKISEQNAIMMSILFSKYNGVRIHTADLLNLPSVISLGMLPVVQGTPPYGLYEHPPKLGSIPPHRTDTGAFLMAEVVGGKNCILGKNVNGLYTENPFVNPDAEFIADITAEELLEMEMEDMVLEPKAVELLRDAVHVKEIKVVNAHVPGNIAKALNGERVGTIIRA, encoded by the coding sequence ATGGCAGAGCGATTTGAGATGGATTCGAGGTTCCGCGGCGAGAGCCTTGTCCGGCGGAGCCTGCTTCGCGAGACCAGAAGCGGCCGGCAGGTCAGGATCATGCCGGACTTAAACGTCGTCAAGATCGGCGGCCACGGGGTCATCGACTACGGGAAGGAGATCATCTACCCGCTGGTCGAAGAGATCGGAGAACTCTCCCGGAACAACAAGATCCTGGTCGCCACCGGCGGCGGCGTCCGGGTGCGTCACATCCTCGACGTCGGCATCGATCTGGGGATGCCGACGGGAGTGCTTGCGGAACTGGCGGGCAAGATCAGCGAGCAGAACGCGATCATGATGTCCATCCTCTTTTCGAAGTACAACGGTGTCCGGATCCACACCGCCGATCTCTTAAACCTCCCCTCGGTCATATCTCTCGGGATGCTCCCCGTCGTGCAGGGCACCCCGCCCTACGGACTCTACGAGCACCCGCCGAAACTCGGGAGCATCCCGCCTCACCGGACCGATACCGGCGCCTTCCTGATGGCCGAGGTGGTAGGCGGGAAAAATTGCATCCTCGGGAAGAACGTGAACGGCCTCTACACAGAAAACCCGTTCGTGAACCCCGACGCCGAGTTCATCGCCGATATCACGGCTGAAGAACTCCTGGAGATGGAGATGGAGGATATGGTGCTTGAACCCAAGGCAGTCGAGCTGCTCCGGGATGCCGTCCACGTAAAGGAGATCAAGGTGGTGAACGCCCACGTCCCCGGGAACATTGCAAAGGCTCTCAACGGGGAGCGGGTAGGCACCATCATCCGGGCCTGA
- a CDS encoding ABC transporter substrate-binding protein produces MTLYLGIDDTDTRESRGTGRLARMIAAELARSYTVTGVTRHQLFVHPAVPYTSHNSSAVIHIQDTGNGIAAGVFAAAKELMLNDFIEGSDPGICVAADREIGNDLSRFGFSAKTSIVTQEQARTLAREAGVLLEGLGGTEDGVIGALAGIGLAASGNDGRFVQKGTTRDLRGNQTVAAILASGVDRVETRDGAVVGEGVVALRKFPKPARVGGKAVLFVEADGDAYHDLVIG; encoded by the coding sequence ATGACCCTCTACCTTGGCATCGACGACACCGACACCCGCGAGTCCCGGGGAACCGGACGGCTCGCCCGCATGATTGCAGCAGAACTCGCCCGGTCGTACACGGTGACGGGGGTGACCCGTCACCAGCTCTTTGTCCATCCCGCCGTCCCCTACACCTCCCACAACAGCTCCGCGGTCATCCACATCCAGGATACCGGGAACGGGATCGCGGCCGGGGTGTTCGCGGCGGCAAAGGAACTGATGCTCAACGACTTCATCGAGGGGAGCGACCCCGGCATCTGCGTCGCCGCCGACCGGGAGATCGGAAACGACCTCTCCCGCTTCGGCTTCTCGGCAAAGACGAGCATCGTGACGCAGGAACAGGCACGCACACTCGCCCGGGAGGCGGGAGTCCTCCTCGAAGGCCTCGGCGGCACCGAGGACGGCGTGATCGGTGCGCTTGCCGGCATAGGGCTTGCGGCATCGGGCAACGACGGCCGGTTCGTCCAAAAGGGAACGACCCGGGACCTCCGCGGCAACCAGACGGTCGCTGCAATCCTCGCCTCCGGCGTCGACCGGGTAGAGACCCGGGACGGGGCGGTGGTCGGCGAGGGCGTAGTCGCGCTCCGGAAGTTCCCGAAGCCCGCCCGTGTCGGGGGGAAGGCAGTCCTCTTTGTCGAGGCCGACGGCGACGCGTACCACGATCTCGTGATCGGGTGA
- a CDS encoding substrate-binding domain-containing protein, whose protein sequence is MQRRTVFAVAAVMVALLFICGCTGTTTDPTPVEKQQLRIATTTSLYDTKLLDHLTPIFEEQYNAEVLIVSAGTGKAIEYGQNGDVDVLMVHDRAREDAFLADGYGTDRRVFAYNYFVLIGPESDPAGIKGMQPEAAFTTIRETGMADGSDVVFVSRGDASGTHSKEKAIWKGAGFNYSADVQGSGDWYQEAGTGMGATLTMANEKQAYTLSDIGTYLAYKGDLELVTLVDEGDILLNVYCAMQINPEKYPDTNTTVAKDWINFMISDDVQEEIASFGVDQYGQPLFYAAQNDWEKIGVTEAEVKDPVL, encoded by the coding sequence ATGCAAAGAAGAACCGTTTTTGCCGTTGCGGCCGTCATGGTCGCCCTCCTGTTCATCTGCGGCTGTACCGGGACGACAACCGACCCGACCCCCGTAGAGAAGCAGCAGCTCCGTATCGCGACGACGACGAGCCTTTACGACACCAAACTCCTCGATCACCTCACACCGATCTTCGAGGAGCAGTACAACGCCGAGGTGCTGATCGTCTCCGCCGGGACCGGTAAGGCGATCGAATACGGACAGAACGGAGACGTGGACGTCCTGATGGTGCACGACCGTGCGCGTGAAGACGCCTTCCTCGCCGACGGCTACGGTACCGACCGGCGCGTGTTCGCCTACAACTACTTCGTCCTCATCGGACCCGAGTCCGACCCGGCAGGCATCAAGGGCATGCAGCCTGAAGCGGCGTTCACCACCATCCGGGAGACTGGAATGGCCGACGGATCGGATGTCGTCTTTGTCTCGCGCGGCGATGCCTCAGGCACGCACTCCAAGGAGAAGGCCATCTGGAAGGGAGCCGGATTCAACTACTCCGCGGACGTGCAGGGCTCCGGCGACTGGTACCAGGAGGCCGGGACGGGCATGGGTGCAACCCTGACGATGGCGAACGAGAAGCAGGCCTACACCCTCTCCGACATCGGGACCTACCTCGCCTACAAGGGCGACCTCGAGCTCGTGACGCTCGTGGACGAGGGCGACATCCTGCTCAACGTCTACTGCGCCATGCAGATCAACCCCGAGAAGTACCCCGACACCAACACCACCGTCGCGAAAGACTGGATCAACTTCATGATCTCCGACGATGTTCAGGAGGAGATCGCCTCCTTCGGTGTCGACCAGTACGGCCAGCCACTCTTCTACGCCGCCCAGAACGACTGGGAGAAGATCGGCGTAACAGAGGCTGAAGTGAAGGACCCGGTCCTCTGA
- a CDS encoding ABC transporter permease, translated as MYEIIEGFIEAIRLIVTLDPDVMAIAARSIIVSLTATIFATLIAIPLGAAINFGTFPGRKSLINLIQTLYSLPTVIVGLLIFLLISRVGPFGSLRLLFTPTAMVIAQTVLILPIMTGLTISALSGIDPVVRDTLYSLGATRLQFLVNIMKEARFAILAAVAVGFGRAISEVGAAILVGGNIMASSFASSTRVLTTAISLETSMGNIPQSIALGLVLLAIALGVNLAITTVQHR; from the coding sequence ATGTACGAGATCATTGAGGGATTCATAGAGGCGATCCGGCTCATCGTCACGCTCGACCCCGACGTGATGGCCATCGCCGCGAGAAGCATCATCGTCTCTCTCACCGCGACGATCTTTGCCACCCTGATCGCCATCCCGCTCGGCGCCGCGATCAACTTCGGCACGTTCCCCGGAAGGAAGAGTCTCATCAACCTGATCCAGACGCTCTACTCCCTGCCGACGGTCATTGTCGGGCTCCTCATATTCCTGCTCATATCCCGCGTCGGACCGTTCGGATCCCTGCGGCTGCTCTTCACTCCGACCGCCATGGTCATCGCGCAGACGGTCCTCATCCTGCCGATCATGACCGGCCTCACTATCTCCGCGCTCTCGGGGATCGACCCGGTCGTCAGGGATACCCTCTACTCGCTCGGGGCGACCCGCCTCCAGTTCCTCGTAAACATCATGAAAGAGGCCCGATTTGCAATCCTCGCGGCCGTCGCGGTCGGGTTCGGGCGGGCGATATCCGAGGTCGGGGCGGCCATCCTCGTCGGCGGCAACATCATGGCGTCGTCGTTTGCGAGTTCGACCCGGGTCCTGACGACCGCGATATCGCTTGAGACCTCGATGGGGAACATTCCCCAGTCCATCGCACTCGGACTGGTCCTCCTCGCCATCGCCCTCGGCGTGAATCTCGCCATAACCACGGTACAGCACCGGTGA
- a CDS encoding ABC transporter ATP-binding protein has product MIELADVSKQFDDKTVLDGVTARIGRGEIFAVIGPSGSGKSTLLRLIDLLDTPTGGAIRIDGVDIHAGKEQSLRTRRMMGMVFQKPAAFNSTVTENVAIGLRFRGASESVIRKKTRDALALVGLAGYEDRRARTLSGGEMQRVALARAMVIEPEILLMDEPTANLDPVSVEKIEELVLRINRDLGTTILFSTHDMYQGQRLAHRIGVLMKGVFAQVGSPRDIFTVPASSEVARFVGTENVVEGVVEADGNDFSVVDVGGVRVRTKFSFGRGENVCLCIRSEDIRIAPAGGGKATPGKNALPGIVASVSPRGPFSRVTVDCGFALSSVLSWKAVDDLDLREGSRVTASFTAESVHVVRATRN; this is encoded by the coding sequence ATGATTGAACTTGCAGACGTCTCAAAGCAATTCGATGATAAGACGGTGCTCGACGGCGTCACCGCGCGCATCGGGCGGGGAGAGATCTTCGCCGTCATCGGGCCGAGCGGATCCGGGAAGTCGACCCTGCTGCGCCTCATCGACCTCCTCGATACCCCGACGGGAGGAGCGATCCGCATCGACGGTGTCGACATCCACGCCGGAAAGGAGCAGAGCCTCCGAACCCGCCGGATGATGGGGATGGTCTTCCAGAAGCCTGCCGCCTTCAACTCGACGGTCACAGAGAATGTCGCCATCGGGCTCCGGTTCCGGGGAGCGAGCGAGAGTGTGATCCGCAAGAAGACCAGGGACGCCCTCGCTCTGGTCGGCCTTGCCGGCTATGAGGATCGGCGGGCCCGGACGCTCTCGGGCGGGGAGATGCAGCGGGTGGCTCTTGCCCGGGCGATGGTGATCGAGCCGGAGATCCTCTTAATGGACGAGCCGACCGCGAATCTCGATCCGGTCTCGGTGGAGAAGATCGAGGAGCTGGTCCTCCGGATCAACCGCGACCTCGGCACGACTATCCTTTTTTCGACCCACGACATGTACCAGGGGCAGCGGCTCGCCCACCGGATCGGCGTGCTGATGAAGGGCGTGTTCGCGCAGGTGGGGTCCCCGAGAGATATTTTCACCGTACCGGCGAGCAGCGAGGTTGCCCGGTTCGTCGGCACCGAGAACGTCGTCGAAGGGGTAGTCGAGGCCGACGGGAACGACTTCTCCGTCGTCGACGTCGGCGGCGTCCGGGTCAGAACAAAATTCTCGTTTGGCAGGGGAGAGAACGTCTGCCTCTGCATCCGGTCGGAGGATATACGGATCGCCCCGGCGGGTGGTGGGAAGGCCACTCCCGGCAAGAACGCCCTCCCCGGCATCGTGGCCTCCGTCTCCCCGCGCGGCCCGTTCAGCAGGGTGACGGTCGACTGCGGGTTTGCGCTCTCGTCAGTCCTCTCCTGGAAGGCGGTGGACGACCTGGACCTGCGGGAAGGCAGCCGGGTTACCGCCTCGTTTACGGCGGAGTCGGTCCACGTCGTCAGGGCGACGCGGAACTGA
- a CDS encoding MBL fold metallo-hydrolase, with product MELTVLASGSKGNCTFLRGERGALLIDAGLSARETLRRLRCAGADASLVEAILVTHEHIDHIRGVDVLARKLGVPVYATGGTLEAFREKCGGTSAEIRRCRCDETFCVGDFSIEPFAASHDAREPCGFSVREGDLRVGCCTDTGTVTTTIFDRLASCDAVLLESNHCPDMLENGPYPAYLKSRIRSKRGHLSNPDAARCLQRLADHIHMAVLAHVSEINNTPEKVLLSALEGLGFYSDQVGVTVAPQDPGAVHPESCGFRL from the coding sequence ATGGAACTGACAGTCCTCGCCAGCGGGAGCAAAGGAAACTGCACCTTTCTGCGGGGGGAGCGCGGCGCGCTTCTCATCGACGCGGGGCTCTCCGCTCGTGAGACCCTTCGCCGCCTCAGATGCGCAGGCGCCGATGCATCGCTCGTCGAGGCGATTCTCGTTACGCACGAGCATATCGACCACATCCGGGGCGTCGATGTCCTGGCAAGAAAACTCGGCGTGCCGGTCTACGCAACCGGCGGAACGCTTGAGGCGTTCCGCGAGAAGTGCGGGGGGACGTCGGCGGAGATCCGGCGATGCCGCTGTGACGAGACGTTCTGTGTGGGCGACTTCTCGATCGAACCTTTCGCCGCCTCTCACGATGCCCGGGAACCCTGCGGGTTCTCCGTCAGGGAAGGAGACCTCCGTGTCGGGTGCTGCACCGACACCGGCACCGTCACCACGACCATCTTCGACCGGCTCGCATCCTGCGACGCCGTTCTCCTCGAGAGCAACCACTGTCCCGATATGCTCGAGAACGGCCCGTATCCCGCGTACTTAAAGAGCCGGATCCGATCGAAACGCGGGCACCTCTCGAACCCGGATGCCGCCCGCTGCCTGCAGAGACTCGCCGATCACATCCACATGGCGGTGCTCGCCCACGTAAGCGAGATCAATAACACGCCAGAGAAGGTGCTCCTCTCCGCGCTCGAAGGGCTCGGGTTCTACTCCGACCAGGTGGGGGTCACCGTGGCGCCCCAGGACCCCGGGGCGGTCCACCCCGAGTCCTGCGGCTTCAGGCTCTGA
- a CDS encoding PAS domain S-box protein, whose protein sequence is MTGNNTARDTVRGASGTHDARGSPHLGEDVCLSILREAPDGLVLVDGEGGGRYLNPAFTRITGYTREDVPTLAAWFEHAHPNPGYRQKVQGMVQELLLGDRSTLVASAVCRDGKVRDIEFRRASVEGGCILLTIRDVTEQTLTEEHLRQATSELTAAIEAFPDLFIRLNADGTILDSRAGRLAETPLVSRALLGRRMQDLLPAGVGEAFLDALQQAVRTGAPAAPLEFSHTETGEVRHYEARVVPLYEMHLMAVIRDITERKEAEQELHRHREHLEDLVAERTAELERANQQLEQLLYCIEVTERKAAEGWLDSSVEQGILGVPEPEEARITTDAAGTVIIVSPEAERLTGQAGEELTGKPVWSLLCSDTREILSEEVLRQGRSAECKQGAVLVRNDGSKQAVRISADPIIDAAGVVIGMVCTIQKL, encoded by the coding sequence GGCACCCACGACGCCCGGGGATCGCCGCACCTTGGAGAGGATGTCTGTCTCTCGATCCTTCGTGAAGCGCCGGACGGACTCGTTCTGGTGGACGGCGAGGGCGGAGGCCGGTACCTGAACCCGGCGTTTACCCGGATCACCGGGTATACCCGGGAGGATGTACCGACCCTCGCCGCGTGGTTCGAGCATGCCCACCCGAACCCGGGATACCGGCAAAAAGTGCAGGGTATGGTGCAGGAACTGCTCCTGGGCGACCGGAGCACCCTGGTTGCGAGTGCCGTCTGCCGGGACGGCAAGGTGCGCGATATCGAGTTCCGGCGGGCGTCGGTCGAGGGTGGCTGCATTCTGCTCACAATCCGGGACGTCACCGAGCAGACTCTGACCGAGGAGCACCTCAGGCAGGCCACATCCGAACTGACCGCGGCGATCGAAGCCTTCCCGGACCTCTTTATCCGACTGAACGCCGACGGCACGATCCTCGACTCCAGAGCAGGGAGGCTCGCGGAGACGCCGCTTGTATCCCGGGCACTGCTCGGGCGGCGGATGCAGGATCTGCTCCCTGCCGGGGTAGGAGAGGCATTTCTGGATGCACTGCAGCAGGCCGTGCGGACAGGCGCTCCCGCCGCACCCCTGGAGTTCAGCCATACGGAAACCGGAGAGGTCCGGCATTACGAAGCCCGCGTTGTGCCGCTGTACGAGATGCACCTGATGGCCGTCATCAGGGATATCACGGAGCGCAAAGAAGCGGAGCAGGAGCTGCACCGGCATCGCGAGCACCTGGAAGATCTCGTTGCCGAGCGGACCGCCGAACTCGAACGTGCGAACCAGCAGCTCGAGCAGCTTCTCTACTGCATCGAGGTGACCGAGCGGAAAGCCGCGGAGGGGTGGCTGGACTCATCGGTCGAGCAGGGCATCCTGGGCGTGCCTGAACCGGAGGAGGCAAGGATCACCACCGATGCTGCCGGGACGGTCATCATCGTCAGTCCGGAAGCCGAGCGCCTGACCGGCCAGGCCGGAGAAGAACTGACCGGAAAGCCGGTATGGTCCCTCCTCTGCAGCGATACCAGGGAGATTCTCTCGGAGGAAGTGCTGCGGCAGGGCAGGTCCGCAGAGTGCAAGCAGGGTGCGGTACTCGTGAGAAACGACGGTTCAAAACAGGCGGTCCGCATCTCCGCCGACCCGATCATCGATGCCGCGGGTGTCGTGATCGGCATGGTCTGCACGATTCAGAAGTTGTAA